One region of Rhizophagus irregularis chromosome 18, complete sequence genomic DNA includes:
- a CDS encoding uncharacterized protein (MEROPS:MER0213816), with protein MSYSSKFLPSYKTIFVDSTDDIQLELLYSIGRNKIQHVNLPPLLFIHGSYHAAWCWENFLGWFAGRGFDCFAVSLRGHGNSTRVKNKATTWTLEQYVEDVSSVVDFLRTNTSLKPIIIGHAMGGAICQKYLETSFDKITSCVLLCSVPPTGSVYSFSHWFSRTPAALFTLLLQSSYLLISTPERVQKSFFSPNLPQDLLNQYHSKLEPTVNTKLNLQTLTTFVDKKKIMSQKDFSKSMIIIGGEKDCIIPVDMVEESGKTYGGIKVNIVRDVAHDVMLEVKWEDVALVILMRIQEKLFEQCAKLY; from the exons ATGTCATATTCATCAAAGTTTTTACCTTCTTACAAGACCATTTTTGTTGATTCTACTGATGATATTCAACTAGAACTCCTATACAGTATAGGAAGGAATAAg aTACAACACGTAAACTTGCcaccattattatttattcacgGTTCATATCACGCGGCTTGGTGTTGGGAAAACTTTCTCGGATGGTTTGCTGGTAGGGGCTTTGACTGTTTTGCTGTgag TTTACGTGGACATGGCAACAGTACAAGGGTAAAAAATAAAGCTACAACGTGGACCTTGGAGCAATATGTTGAAGAT gtttcgtcAGTAGTTGACTTTTTACGTACAAACACTTCATTGAAACCAATTATAATCGG TCACGCAATGGGTGGAGCTAtatgtcaaaaatatttagaaactTCATTTGATAAGATAACTTCATGCGTTTTGCTTTGTTCAGTTCCTCCAACCGGTTCAGTCTATTCGTTTTCACATTGGTTTTCGAGAACTCCTGCAGCACTCTTTACTTTACTACTTCAAAGTTCCTACCTTTTAATCTCGACTCCAGAAAGAGTTCAGAAATCCTTCTTTTCACCAAACCTTCCGCAGGATTTACTCAACCAATATCACTCTAAATTAGAACCAACcgttaatacaaaattaaatttacaaacatTGACAACTTTCGttgacaaaaagaaaattatgagTCAAAAAGACTTCTCAAAATCGATGATTATAATTGGCGGCGAAAAAGATTGTATTATACCAGTTGATATGGTGGAAGAATCAGGTAAAACGTACGGCGGGATTAAAGTTAATATTGTGAGAGATGTCGCTCATGATGTGATGTTGGAAGTAAAATGGGAAGATGTTGctttagtaattttaatgagaattcaagaaaaattatttgaacaaTGTGCTAAGTTATATTAA